The following DNA comes from Vibrio gigantis.
GAACCTACGATGCAACGCAAATTCCTACTGATACTTGGCTTACTTATGTTCCCATTTATCAGCACAGCTCACGCTGACGCCACTCAAACTGACGAATCGGTATTAACACTCGATTGGATTGACTTAATTCCAGAATCGGAGCGAGCACAACTAGACTCATTTGGCATGCCGATGGTTAATCACGACAGTATGGACAAACCTCAACAATCGACACTTGGCGCAGTTCGTCCGGAGCTGAATGGCAGCACGGTGAAGATTCCAGGCTTTGTGATTCCATTGGAAGGCGATGAGAACATGATCACTGAGTTTCTGTTGGTGCCATACTTTGGCGCATGTATCCACGTGCCACCGCCGCCACCGAACCAAATCATCTACGTGAAGTTCCCTAAAGGTGCACCAATACAGCAGCTATGGGATGTGATCTATTTGGTCGGCACACTGAAAACTGAGTCGATAAGCCATGACTTAGCGCAAACGGGTTATCTTATTGAAGGTACAGCGATTGAAGAATATGACGACATGTAGTCATTAGAAGGGTGGCTCAAGGATGAGCTGCCGTCACTGAACGAGGGAGCTCACTCAATAACAGTTTAATAACGATAATTTTATTCTGAATTACGCGATGTAATTAGACAGGTACGCTAGTACAGCAACATAAGTCGCGAGTAATAACCCTATACTAAGCTGTTTCTTCAGCTTGTTATCATTGACTTGATTCATAACTCCTCCTTGAGAATTACAACAAATTTAACATTTTATTATCATTAGCAAAAGTAAAATTTTGTTGAAACCTTCAACTCTGCACGCAAAATCTAGCCACCAATAAGATAAAGAGTTACATTTTAGACAGTTAAGTCGTTTCCTTAGGGTACTCTTATGTCAGAAACCAAACAGCCAGTGATCATTGAGCATGCTAGCGACACACAGCATAAGCATGAGAAAAAGCCTCATATTGCCGACAGTGCCAGTCGAATGCTGCACATTGCCCAAAGCTTCGGTTTAGATTCCTTAATCAGTCATAGCGAAAAAGCGAGCGATAAGGCCGCTAGCACACTGATTGAAAGAGCGTTATTGCGAGAGAAGAAACGCAAGGAGTTACGCCAAAAGAACTTAGAACAGATCCTGAAACTGGCACACTCTTCATGTAAAGATGAAGCGGCTGGCGACCCTGATCAAGACTGGCTGTACCGCTTTTTCGACATGGCGCAAGAGATCCACAATACATCGATGCAAAGACTATGGGCTCAAGTGTTGAAAAGAGAAGTCACCAATCCAGGCTCGACTTCGATGAAGGCACTGCAAATCTTGAAAGATATGACGCCAAAGGAAGCACTAACTTTACAAAGAGCAGCTTCATTGGGCTGTAGTTTTGGTAGTGATAACAGCAGAAAGCTATTACTTGGCTTTAAGTCTCATGCTGGGCTGTTCAGCTTTGGTAAAAGAGACACCACCAACACCATCAACCTTGGTGGGCATAACCTTCCCTACTCTAGCCTGCTTCATTTAATTGAGCTCGGCATTATTCTGGGCACAGAGTTAGAGTCTGGTGAGATTGATTTCGACCCAGCATTGCACCTAACCTATCAAGGTAAGAGCATGTCACTGGCACCTATATCCAAAGGGGTTAAGCTAGTTTATTACCGATTCAGTCCAACAGGCAACGAGCTGTGTACTCTGCTTGGCAACAAACCTAACATGCAGTATTACGACCAATTGATTGCGCTATTGAGCCAGAAATTCACGGTGCAAACAGAAGTGAAAAGCAGTGTGAACTACACCGTCTAGACTCTCGACGGTGTAAAGAATGGACGGTGTAAAAACTGAAAATAATTGAGAAAAATGAAGAGAATCTAGAGGATAGGTTTCTTGTCTCGGTAGAGTAAGGCTGCACTGCTTTTAGCGGACATGCGCAGCCTTAGTCATACCAGCGGTCTCAATTAGCTAAAATGTTACGCTTCTCTAACGCATCAATGCACAGCTCGACCAATTCATCGATCGTCTTCTCTCCTGCTGGTAGAGCAATCTCAGGATTCTCTGGCGCTTCGTAAGTCGAGCTAATTCCGGTGAAATTAGGAATCTCCCCAGCACGTGCTTTCTTATACAAACCTTTAGGGTCACGCTGTTCGCAAACCTCTAATGGCGTATTCACAAACACCTCAAGAAACTCACCTTCAGGTAATAAATCTCTGACGAGTTGTCTCTCTGCTTGATGTGGCGAAATAAAAGCAGACAGCACAATTAAGCCAGCATCTGCCATCAACTTAGCGAGCTCACCAATACGACGGATGTTCTCTCTACGGTCTTGTTCAGAGAAGCCAAGGTCACTACATAATCCATGACGCACATTGTCACCATCCAGCAAATAGGTATGGTAACCAAGTTGCGCCAAACGATTCTCTAATGCACCAGCCACTGTCGACTTACCAGAACCAGACAGCCCAGTGAACCAAAGCACAGCAGGCTTTTGTGATTTCAGATCCGCGCGGAATCCTTTATCAATCGAGTGTTGATGCCACACAACATTCTCATCTTTGTGTTTGAGTACTGCGGTCATAAATAGTCCTTTAAATAAACAGCATTAAAATGGGAAAAAGTAAGGAATTAGGGTCAATACCAAACCCGAATAGACAATCGAGATTGGGATACCGATACGTAGATAATCCGTGAGATGGTAATTACCTACGCTATAAACAAGTAAATTGGTTTGGTAACCGTATGGCGAAATAAAGCTGGCACTGGCACCAAACAATACCGCCATGATGAACGGCATTGGATCAACGCCATAGCCCACGGCCATACTGTAACCAATCGGAAATGAGAGTGCTGCTGCCGCATTATTGGTAACAAGCTCGGTAAGAACCAGCGTCATGAAATAGGTCGCGACTAACGCGCCAAACACGCCCCAGCCATTAAAAGCTTCGATGAACATCAACCCCATTTGTTCAGACAGCCCTGACGAAATCATCAGTTGAGCGATAGACAGTGCCGAGCCAACAATCACCACAATATCAACTGGGAAACGGCGGCGAAGTTCACCAAGTTGCACCACACCAAATGCCACCAGCAACAGTAAGAAACCTGCCAAGCCTTTGATAATAGGCACTGCATCGGCTAACGCTAGACCAATCACGCTAGCAAAACCGAGCAATACGAACGTCGACTTATCAGCATCAAGCTTGGCACTCGAATCCAAATCATTCATCAACACAAACTCTTTGTTGTGTTGCTGGCGCTGCTCTTCAAAACGTTTACCAGGAACCAAAATCAAGGTATCACCAGCGGTTAGTGTAATGTTTCCAAGACCACCTTCAAGTCGCTCATGGCCACGACGAATAGCGACCACAACCGCATCGAAGCGATCTCTAAACTGGCTGGTTTTAAGGGTTTTATTACAAAAGCTTGCCGACGAGCTCACCACGACTTCAACAAAACTTTGACCATTAAGGTGGTGTTGGCCAAACAAGGTAAGTCCTTGGATTTCTTGTAGTGTTGCAACGCTCTCAACATCACCACAAAACAGCAGTCGGTCACGCGCTTGAAGTATGAAGTCTGGGTCAATAGACGCGGTGGTTTTACCGTCGCGAATGACTTCCGCTAAGAACAATTTTCTCAAAGCTCTTAGGTTGTTCTCACTGACACTGCGGCCAACTAACGGCGAACCAGGCTCAACTCTGGCTTCTAAGAAGTAAGGCAGATCGTCCTGCGATCCATCATCGTAGCTTGGCAAGAAGTAGCTCAAGGGGATAAGGATCAACACACCACCGACCAAGACTGCTAAACCGATCAAGGTGGGCGTGAAAAAATTTAAGCTCGGCAAACCCGCATCTTCAACAAAGCTATTGATGATCAAGTTGGTCGAGGTGCCGATCAATGTCAGTGTTCCACCTAAAATAGCAGCATAAGACAAAGGGATAAGCAGTTTAGATGGCGCATGTTGTTGATTACGTTTGATCGCCCCGATCAAAGAAACAACCACCGCCGTGTTATTAGTAAAAGAAGAAAGTAACGCTGTGGAAATACCCAACTTCGCAACCACAGTACCTAGCCTACCTTCTGAGATATTACGGCTAACCCAGCTGATTAAGCGAGTTTTCTCCAACGCACTCGATGCGAGGATCAAAAGAATTAACGTCAGTAACGAGGAGTTAGTGAAGTTATTGGCTAGGCTCGACAAATCGATCATGCCAGCCATAAAAGCAATAAACGCCGCGCCAGCAAAGATAAAGCTTGGCTTAATACGGGTAACGAGCAGGCAAGTAATGATGCCGAGCAAAATCGCTAATACAAACCCTTGTTGCCACATATACCCGTCCTTTATGGCGGAAACGATGGGTTTCCGCCTGATTCAATAAGCTGTTACTTGGTCGATTATGACTTCAGTAGTTGGCTTAGATCTTTGGCATCCCAATGAGGGAAGTGCTTGCGTACCAATGCGTTGAACTCAAGCTCAAATGCAGAGAAGTTACCGACTTGCTGTTCAACAGAGTCCAATCGGTCTCGAATCAAACCTGCGCCAACTGTCACATTGGTTAGACGGTCGATAACGATGAAGCCGCCGGTATCGGCACTCTCACGGTATTTATCCAATGCGACAGTCTCGTTCAATGACCATTCACACAAGCCAATACCATTCAGTGGCAACTCATCAACTGCGTGAGTCGACAGGTTGTTAATGTCGTATTGGTGACGAACCGTTTCCACCTGACCGACAGTTTTCTTGCCTGCGATTTTGATGTCGTAAGCTTTACCCGGTTGCAGTGGTTGCTCTGTCATCCACACGATGTCTGCCAATACGTGGTTAGTAGATTCAATCTGAGCGTTTTCCAACACAATCAAATCACCACGGCTGATGTCGATCTCATCTTCAAGGGTCAGCGTTACCGCCAAGCCCGCTTGCGCAGATTCCAAATCACCATCAAAAGTCACAATGCGTGCAACTTTAGAAGTTTTGCCTGACGGCAGTGCTTTGATTTCATCACCAACACTCACACGGCCAGAAGCAACAGTGCCTGCAAAACCACGGAAATCTAAGTTCGGACGATTCACATACTGCACTGGGAAACGGAATTCCCCAGCAGAACGTTTTTGGTCAATGTCGACATTCTCTAATACTTCTAATAGAGATGGGCCTTCGAACCATGCAAGCTCTTTACTTGGTGCGGCAACGTTGATGCCTTCAAGCGCTGAAACCGGCAAGATCTGAATGTTGGTTTCGCCTTCTAAGTTTTCTGCAAACTCTAGGTATTCATCGCGAATTTCTTCAAAACGATCTTGTGCGTAATCCACGAGATCCATCTTATTTACAGCGACAATGAAATGCTTCAAACCAAGCAGGTTAGAAATAAACGAGTGACGACGTGTTTGATCCAGAACGCCCTTACGAGCATCAATCAGGATCACCGCTAGATCACACGTTGAAGCACCTGTTGCCATGTTGCGCGTGTACTGCTCATGCCCTGGAGTATCAGCAATAATGAACTTACGTTTTTGAGTCGAGAAGTAACGGTAAGCCACATCGATCGTAATTCCTTGCTCACGCTCAGCCTGTAAACCATCAACAAGCAGTGCTAAATCAGGCTTCTCACCTGTGGTACCCACTCGTTGGCTATCCGAGTGAACCGCTGCTAACTGATCTTCATAAATCTGTTTTGTATCATGGAGTAAGCGACCGATTAACGTACTTTTACCATCATCTACCGAGCCACAAGTTAAGAATCTAAGCATAGATTTATGCTGATGCTGACTCAGATAACCTTCAATCCCTAGTTCAGCCAATTCGGCTTCTACTGCACTATTCATTTTTCTTTCCTTAGATTCTTAGAAATAACCTTGGCGCTTTTTCAGCTCCATTGAGCCAGACTGATCATGGTCAATCGCTCGACCTTGACGCTCACTAGACGTCGCCACCAGCATCTCTTCAATAATGCCTGTTAGCGTATTCGCCTCAGATTCAACCGCTCCGGTTAGTGGGTAACAGCCTAAAGTACGAAAACGAACGCTTTTCTCTTCAATCACTTCACCTTCTTGCAGCTCCATACGGTCGTCATCCACCATGATCAGCATGCCATCACGCTCAACAACTGGGCGTTTGTCTGATAGATAAAGTGGAACAATATCGATACTCTCTAGATAGATGTATTGCCAAATATCCAGCTCAGTCCAGTTTGACAGAGGGAATACACGAATGCTTTCGCCCTTGTTAACCTGACCGTTATAAGTATGCCAAAGCTCTGGACGCTGGTTCTTTGGATCCCACGTGTGGTTCTTATCGCGGAAAGAGTAAACACGCTCTTTCGCTCGAGATTTTTCTTCATCACGGCGCGCACCACCAAAAGCGGCATCGAACCCATACTTGTTTAACGCCTGCTTAAGACCCTGAGTTTTCATGATGTCTGTGTGCTTTGAAGAACCGTGTACGAATGGGCTACACCCCATCTCGATACCTTCAGGGTTCTTATGTACCAAAAGGTCAAAACCGTACTTTTCTGCAGTGCGGTCACGAAACTCAATCATCTCGCGGAATTTCCAGTCCGTATCAACGTGTAACAGTGGGAATGGAATCTTGCCTGGGTAAAACGCTTTGCGAGCTAAATGAAGCATCACAGAAGAATCTTTACCGATGGAGTACATCATCACTGGGTTATCAAACTCAGCCGCCACTTCACGGATAATATGAATACTTTCCGCTTCTAGCTGTTTTAGGTGGGTTAAACGTTCTTGGTCCATTTCAGTGCTTCCTTTAAGGCTCGCGTTACGAGCAATTCATTACTTGGTCTTACCAAGCAAGGGATTTAACTCATCCACTTGAGTGAATGGGAGTATTGGCACTAGAAGAAAACAGAAGCTTCGTTTTGAGCTATCCTTGCTATTCATCTGCCTGATACATCCTTGATATAGGCATTATGACGAGCCTCTCATATTACTGGAAATTCTAAAATTTCATTTTTTATTCGAAAAGCTGATAAGGGATTTTATTTATCGATAAGAAGGTGAAATGAATGGACTAATCTTATCGATGTCAATTGTGCATTGATTGAGCAGGTTTGGGAGGCGTCTTGCAGAACACCATAAAGTAATCGATCTAAGTCACGAATTAACATTCGTTGTAATCATTGTTTCATTCCATTTTGTTACATTACGCAACGAATTTTCTACTATCCACTTTGGAGCTACAAAATGAAAGTTGCAATGAAACCTTTGTCATTGGCTGTACTTGCGGGTCTTGGTTTGACTCTAGCAGGCTGTACAACAACACCAGATACCGATGAAGTGATTAAACTGCGTGTCGTAGAGACAACGGACATCCATACCAACCTAATGGATTACGACTACTACAAAGACAAGCCATCGAAAAAAATCGGCTTAGCACGTACTGCAACTCTAGTAAAAGAAGCTCAAAGCGAAGTAACCAACAGCGTATTAGTTGATAACGGTGACTTACTGCAAGGTAGCCCAATGGGTGACTACATGGCAGACAAAGGTATCGAAGCTGGCGAAGTTCACCCTGCATATAAAGCAATGAACCAACTAAGCTACGACGCTGCAAACCTAGGTAACCACGAATTCAACTACGGTCTTGAGTTCCTAGAAGAGTCTATCAACGACGCTGATTTCCCATACATCAGTGCTAACGTTTACGACGCAGAAACCAAAGAACACTACTTCACGCCTTACATCATCAAGACGCACACGTTTGAAGATACAGCTGGCGTAGAGCATGAAGTAAAAGTGGGTTACATCGGTTTTGTTCCACCACAAATCATGACGTGGGATAAGAAGAACCTTGAAGGTAAAGTAATCGCTCGCGATATCATTGAGACAGCGAACGAGCTAGTACCTCAAATGAAAGCTGAAGGCGCTGAAGTGATCGTTGCTATCCCTCACTCAGGTGTATCAACGGACCCATACAAAAATGGCGAAGAGAACTCAACTTTCTACCTATCTGAAGTAGACGGCATCGATGCGATCGCATTCGGCCACTCTCACGCAGTGTTCCCTGGTAAAGGTTTTGATGACATTCAAGGCATCGACAACGAAACTGGTACAATGAACGGTGTTGCAGCAGTAATGCCGGGCCGTTGGGGTAGCCACGTTGGTGTTATGGATCTAACACTTGCACAAAAAGACGGTAAGTGGGAAGTGGTTAAAGGCCAATCAGAAGCCCGTCCTATCTACGACAAGAGCGAGAAGAAATCTCTTGTTGCAGCTGATGAAGGCATCGTAACTGCACTAGAAAAAGACCATGCTGGCACTCGTGAATTTGTTAACCAACCAATTGGTAAAGCAGACGATGTAATGTACAGCTTCCTATCTCTAGTACAAGACGATCCAACCGTACAGATTGTTAACCTTGCACAAAAAGATTACGTTGAACAATTCATCCAAGGTGACCCAGACCTAGACGGTACACCAGTACTTTCAGCAGCGGCACCATTCAAAGCGGGCGGGCGTAAAAATGACCCAGCGAACTTCACTGAAGTTGAATCTGGTCAACTGACATTCCGTAACGCAGCTGACTTGTACCTTTACCCGAACACGCTAGTTGCGATGAAGGTAACGGGTCACGAAGTAAAAGAGTGGCTTGAATGTTCTGCTGGTCAATTCAACCAGATCGACGTTAACTCAACTGCTCCACAATCATTAATCGAGTGGGATAACTTCCGTACTTACAACTTCGATGTTATCGACGGTGTTGATTACCAAATCGACGTAACTCAACCTGCGAAATACGATGCAAACTGTAAAGTGGTTAACCCTGATTCACAGCGTATTGTTGGCCTAACTTACCAAGGTAAGCCAATCGACATGAAGCAAGACTTCCTGATCGCAACCAACAACTACCGTGCATACAGTGCTAAATTCCCAGGCACAGGTGAAGACTTCATCGCATTTGATGCACCAGATGAGAACCGTACTGTACTGGCGAACTACATCTCTCGCGTAAGCAAAGAGCAAGGCCAAGTGAGCCCTACAGCTGACAACAACTGGTCATTCGCACCAATCAAAACGGATAAAAAGCTAGATATCCGCTTTGAAACGTCGCCAAGTGAGAAAACGGCACAGTTCATCAAAGAGAAGGGTCAATACCCAATGAAACGTGTTGCAACTGACGATGTTGGTTTCGGCGTTTACCAAATTGACCTAACTAAATAGATTACTCTAGTAATTAATAGTTAACCTTCTAAAAGGCTGAGTTTAACGACTCAGCCTTTTTCTTTTCTCAATTCACTGTCTAAAGCCTTAACTTTCGAACCTTAAACACCAGCTCATTCTCCATCTAAATCGCACACCTCAAACCACCCATTGAATCCAATCAACGTAAAAAAGCAGCAATTCGCTGTAAGTTTTTCTCAGCTCCTCCTGTCTATTTAATTTACTACACTCAATGAATGGTCAAAATCCATTCATCTATAGGATAAATAGGGACACTTGATGAGTACCGCTGAGAGCATTCAAGCATGGTTACATTCAGGAGAAGAGTCGCTGCTATGGCTAATGCTTGGCATCATCGCGCTTTCTTACCTGCTTGAAGACCTAGCGATTGTGACTGCTGCAGGTTTGGCGACTCAAGGGCTCATCCCACCTCAATATGCGTTACTTGCGATTTTTATCGGCATTGCCACAGGGGATCTTGGTCTTTATTACCTTGGGAAATCAGGGCGTTATTTCCGAGGCGTTCGTTACAAGGCGCTAACCAACCGACACTTTCGTGCACTTCGCACCAAACTACGTAAAAACGCATTCAGTAGTCTTTTTGTGATTCGCTTTATTCCAGGGCTACGCACGGTTGGTTTTACCTTGAGTGGATTTTTCGCTATCCCGCTTTCAACTTTCTTACTGGCTGTAATCAGTGCTACCGCGTTATGGACCGGAGT
Coding sequences within:
- a CDS encoding DUF3299 domain-containing protein — protein: MQRKFLLILGLLMFPFISTAHADATQTDESVLTLDWIDLIPESERAQLDSFGMPMVNHDSMDKPQQSTLGAVRPELNGSTVKIPGFVIPLEGDENMITEFLLVPYFGACIHVPPPPPNQIIYVKFPKGAPIQQLWDVIYLVGTLKTESISHDLAQTGYLIEGTAIEEYDDM
- a CDS encoding TIGR03899 family protein; translated protein: MSETKQPVIIEHASDTQHKHEKKPHIADSASRMLHIAQSFGLDSLISHSEKASDKAASTLIERALLREKKRKELRQKNLEQILKLAHSSCKDEAAGDPDQDWLYRFFDMAQEIHNTSMQRLWAQVLKREVTNPGSTSMKALQILKDMTPKEALTLQRAASLGCSFGSDNSRKLLLGFKSHAGLFSFGKRDTTNTINLGGHNLPYSSLLHLIELGIILGTELESGEIDFDPALHLTYQGKSMSLAPISKGVKLVYYRFSPTGNELCTLLGNKPNMQYYDQLIALLSQKFTVQTEVKSSVNYTV
- the cysC gene encoding adenylyl-sulfate kinase → MTAVLKHKDENVVWHQHSIDKGFRADLKSQKPAVLWFTGLSGSGKSTVAGALENRLAQLGYHTYLLDGDNVRHGLCSDLGFSEQDRRENIRRIGELAKLMADAGLIVLSAFISPHQAERQLVRDLLPEGEFLEVFVNTPLEVCEQRDPKGLYKKARAGEIPNFTGISSTYEAPENPEIALPAGEKTIDELVELCIDALEKRNILAN
- a CDS encoding SLC13 family permease, which translates into the protein MWQQGFVLAILLGIITCLLVTRIKPSFIFAGAAFIAFMAGMIDLSSLANNFTNSSLLTLILLILASSALEKTRLISWVSRNISEGRLGTVVAKLGISTALLSSFTNNTAVVVSLIGAIKRNQQHAPSKLLIPLSYAAILGGTLTLIGTSTNLIINSFVEDAGLPSLNFFTPTLIGLAVLVGGVLILIPLSYFLPSYDDGSQDDLPYFLEARVEPGSPLVGRSVSENNLRALRKLFLAEVIRDGKTTASIDPDFILQARDRLLFCGDVESVATLQEIQGLTLFGQHHLNGQSFVEVVVSSSASFCNKTLKTSQFRDRFDAVVVAIRRGHERLEGGLGNITLTAGDTLILVPGKRFEEQRQQHNKEFVLMNDLDSSAKLDADKSTFVLLGFASVIGLALADAVPIIKGLAGFLLLLVAFGVVQLGELRRRFPVDIVVIVGSALSIAQLMISSGLSEQMGLMFIEAFNGWGVFGALVATYFMTLVLTELVTNNAAAALSFPIGYSMAVGYGVDPMPFIMAVLFGASASFISPYGYQTNLLVYSVGNYHLTDYLRIGIPISIVYSGLVLTLIPYFFPF
- the cysN gene encoding sulfate adenylyltransferase subunit CysN, producing MNSAVEAELAELGIEGYLSQHQHKSMLRFLTCGSVDDGKSTLIGRLLHDTKQIYEDQLAAVHSDSQRVGTTGEKPDLALLVDGLQAEREQGITIDVAYRYFSTQKRKFIIADTPGHEQYTRNMATGASTCDLAVILIDARKGVLDQTRRHSFISNLLGLKHFIVAVNKMDLVDYAQDRFEEIRDEYLEFAENLEGETNIQILPVSALEGINVAAPSKELAWFEGPSLLEVLENVDIDQKRSAGEFRFPVQYVNRPNLDFRGFAGTVASGRVSVGDEIKALPSGKTSKVARIVTFDGDLESAQAGLAVTLTLEDEIDISRGDLIVLENAQIESTNHVLADIVWMTEQPLQPGKAYDIKIAGKKTVGQVETVRHQYDINNLSTHAVDELPLNGIGLCEWSLNETVALDKYRESADTGGFIVIDRLTNVTVGAGLIRDRLDSVEQQVGNFSAFELEFNALVRKHFPHWDAKDLSQLLKS
- the cysD gene encoding sulfate adenylyltransferase subunit CysD, which produces MDQERLTHLKQLEAESIHIIREVAAEFDNPVMMYSIGKDSSVMLHLARKAFYPGKIPFPLLHVDTDWKFREMIEFRDRTAEKYGFDLLVHKNPEGIEMGCSPFVHGSSKHTDIMKTQGLKQALNKYGFDAAFGGARRDEEKSRAKERVYSFRDKNHTWDPKNQRPELWHTYNGQVNKGESIRVFPLSNWTELDIWQYIYLESIDIVPLYLSDKRPVVERDGMLIMVDDDRMELQEGEVIEEKSVRFRTLGCYPLTGAVESEANTLTGIIEEMLVATSSERQGRAIDHDQSGSMELKKRQGYF
- a CDS encoding bifunctional 2',3'-cyclic-nucleotide 2'-phosphodiesterase/3'-nucleotidase translates to MKVAMKPLSLAVLAGLGLTLAGCTTTPDTDEVIKLRVVETTDIHTNLMDYDYYKDKPSKKIGLARTATLVKEAQSEVTNSVLVDNGDLLQGSPMGDYMADKGIEAGEVHPAYKAMNQLSYDAANLGNHEFNYGLEFLEESINDADFPYISANVYDAETKEHYFTPYIIKTHTFEDTAGVEHEVKVGYIGFVPPQIMTWDKKNLEGKVIARDIIETANELVPQMKAEGAEVIVAIPHSGVSTDPYKNGEENSTFYLSEVDGIDAIAFGHSHAVFPGKGFDDIQGIDNETGTMNGVAAVMPGRWGSHVGVMDLTLAQKDGKWEVVKGQSEARPIYDKSEKKSLVAADEGIVTALEKDHAGTREFVNQPIGKADDVMYSFLSLVQDDPTVQIVNLAQKDYVEQFIQGDPDLDGTPVLSAAAPFKAGGRKNDPANFTEVESGQLTFRNAADLYLYPNTLVAMKVTGHEVKEWLECSAGQFNQIDVNSTAPQSLIEWDNFRTYNFDVIDGVDYQIDVTQPAKYDANCKVVNPDSQRIVGLTYQGKPIDMKQDFLIATNNYRAYSAKFPGTGEDFIAFDAPDENRTVLANYISRVSKEQGQVSPTADNNWSFAPIKTDKKLDIRFETSPSEKTAQFIKEKGQYPMKRVATDDVGFGVYQIDLTK
- a CDS encoding DedA family protein, translated to MSTAESIQAWLHSGEESLLWLMLGIIALSYLLEDLAIVTAAGLATQGLIPPQYALLAIFIGIATGDLGLYYLGKSGRYFRGVRYKALTNRHFRALRTKLRKNAFSSLFVIRFIPGLRTVGFTLSGFFAIPLSTFLLAVISATALWTGVVFSAIYCLGTSAWLRASEYQWVIIPCAIALLFIGNRLMNKTYSRGLS